TGGTTCACCCACATCTCGGTTACATTTTAAATCCCACGGAATCAAGTCAATGAGATCATTATTTAGGAAAGTGGGCTTTTATATGTTACTCACATCGGGGAAGATGATGGGGTAACATTAGATGGAAGATCTTTGGAAAAATACAATCACTAATCTTGTGATTGATGAAGTGGAAAAAAGGGGGTTTTATATGATGCTCATAATTCCCACAgcagttaatataattttgatatctaaatcaatttaattaaaaattagtccAAGTATTAAAATGGGAGTTCTACCTCATACAAAGAAGCATTTTAGTATTAATTGAAGTCAGCACACTTTAGTAATTTCCCTCCACTTTAAGACAAATTAACTCATCCTTATTTGAACTAGTAAAGTTCAATCACATGAAGGCatgaacaaaaatttaattaaaatctaCTTCTATGGTGACCTCATGGTGGTTCTagtgtatttataattaataaaatcttcatattcattcataatatttatgtaagaaatttaaattaatttgacaaaaatgttgatttattcaatattaattaatagtaatttaatatttattaattcttaaataaatttatttaaataattaaattttgagatAATTATTGGCTCAAATAGTTGacttataataaattatttataactaTAAAATCAATGAATTAATCTAAAAAATCAAGTAATGAGATAAGACAGTAATTAAACAAACTATAttttattgtgtgtgtgtgtgtgttttttttcgATTGGCTCCTCCAAAGTTCAAATCCACAGCCGCAAACAAGAACCAGAGGATGCAATGCATGCCTTGGATCCAGCACCCGATAACCCGTTAACCCGAATCCAAATCCGCAAGTGCGGGTTTAGATCCGATATTGGTATCCAATGGGTTATCGGATGAGGGTATGAATCCGATAACCTATCAACCAATTTATCGGGTTCGGGTTGAAACCGATAACCCGATCCTTCGCCCAAAGCTTCTTTCTAACATTAAAATTCGGGCGCTAGTTTCGCAGGTTTCAAACCCGTTAAGGCTCTTCGGATTTGGATCCCAATTCGCAAGATCCGCAATTTCGCTGCCCTAGATCCACCGGGTTTCGTCTTCGGAGCCGGCGCAACGCTGTGTGGTTGATGTGGATTCGGGTCTCGTGAAGCAGCGGCACAGCATCCGCAGCCGCCTTCTCCGCCGCGGCCGCGTAATCCCGGCGAGACGCGCCGCCGGTTACGTCCTTGTACTCCGGAGCGGGGTTTTTGAAGGCAAAggtctgtttttttatttttattttttaaacgaTGGTTTGCCATCTATCTACTTCTCTCTTCTCCATTCTATCAGTGTGGGATTTTCGTTGTTGTTGGATTACTGATAGGGTTTTTGCGGCACTGGAATGaaattgagaggaaaaaggACGATTTTTGGCCGCTTCGTACACTGCATTGTTTTTTCCTGGGCAAACTCAGACTAAATTGAAGTATTTTTCACGAAGCTTTATGTTTGCATCTTGGTGATATATATTCTTGTGTTGTAAAATAAGGAGTTTTATAGTTTTCACATAGTACGTCATTAATATTCACATCTCAATGGAAGGAAGCATGCTCATGCAGGTGTTATTAAAGTTTCACTTTTGCATGttgagatatatttttttggttgcatGTTTTTATGATACCATTGTTTGGACAAACTCAGACTAGATTAAAGCATTtaagcattatttttgttttctggtGATTCAGTAATATTATTGTATTATAAAAATGGGGAGTATTATAGTTTTCCCATAGTTGGGGAAGATGATTTTTTGCATCTCAAAGGAAGTGTATTCGCTATTGCTATGCAATTGTTATTAAAGTTTCGTACTTTATCATAGAAAGTATTTTCTACCCCGCTTTTTTTCATGGATTAGAATAATGGCATATATTCATTAGGTGGTCTGCATGTTTGGTCGCGTGTTCTCTGAGATAACTGGGGTTTGCTTCGGTGCCATTCAATGATTATATGGTTCGTGTTTTTTTGATCGAACTATTTCTTaaattgtggttttttttttggtgatttgTAAAACAGTTTTTAGCATGCTTTCCCTTTTATGCAGCATGCCTGAGAGCATGGAGATGGATGGAAAGGATAGGAATGTAGAGGCTTCACATAAATCTCACAATCCCAGATCGAGAAAGCTGAGGTCACTTGTTTGGAATGACTTCACGAAGGAACAAAGGGCAGATGGGACTTACATAGCCATATGTAATCATTGCAAGAAACATTTGACAGCAAGTAGTCGTAGTGGAACTACTCACTTAAAAAATCATTTGGGTGTATGTATGTCCAGCAAGAGAACCAAGAGGAAAAAATTGGTTGTTAGAAGACTAGCACTGAAATCCGCTGAGGCAAAGAATGATGGAAAAACTGGTGGTGCTGACTGCTTCCAATTTGACCAAGAACTAAGTGAACAGGATCTTGCTCGTATGATAGTTCTGCATGGTTACCCTTTCGGTATTATTCAGCACACTGGTTTCAAAACTTTCTTGAGGAACCTTCAACCCCAGTTCAAGTTGGTATCTTTTGAAACACTCAAAGCTGATTGTTTGAGGATATATGAAAGTGCAAGACTTAAATTACAAGAAGTACTTGGAAAACTCACTTGTCGAGTTAGCCTCTCTGTTGACATGTGGAAGTCGAATGTAGATATGGAATACATGTGCTTGACATGTCATTATATTGATAATGATTGGAGGTTCCAGAAGAAAATTCTGGCCTTTTTGCCTGTTGAATCTCTGTCTACTGGTGAAGAAATAAGTAAAGCTATTGTTCAGAGTATGTGTGATTGGAATATAGATCGGAAAGTGTCCAGTTTACTCTTGGACAACTGCAGCTTTGATGATGTGGTGGCTAATGAACTTCTTAAATTTCTCCGACCAAAGGGTTCACTCCACTTAAATGGTGATATGCTTCATGTTCACAGCTGTGCACATGTTTTGAGTCTTATTGTTCAAGATGGTTTGGAGCTAATAagtgaattaattaataaagtgCGTGATTGCATTCAATATGTTAAATCTTCGCAAGCTAGATTAGCAAAGTTTCAGGATGCAGTAAAGCAGGTTGGTGCCCCCAAGAAGCCAATAATTATTGATATACCCTCTAGCTGGACCTCAACCTATGTGATGCTTGAAACAGCATGCGAATTTCAAAGTGCTTTCACTTGGTTAGCTAGCAATGATGACGAGTACCTGCCTTTGTCTCCTAAGGATTGGGGTGATGTTAAAGCTGTTACTGAATGTTTAGATGTATTTTATCAATCAATATTAAAGTTCTCAACCATAAGAATTCCCACTGCGAATCtttattttaatgatatatGTGGTATCCATTTGCTATTGAAAACATCATGCTTGAGCCAATATCCAATTATCATATCAATGGCTAAAGGAATGCTTGGCAAGTTTCAAGAGCGATGGGGCACAACAAGAATGGTAATGGCAATTGCTTCCATCTTAGATCCTCGGTACAAGATGAAGTCTGTTGAGTATTTCTTCCAAAAAATTTATGGAGATACATTTGATGCCAAGGATAAGATCGAAAATATTCGCAAGACTTTGGTAACCCTTTATAATGAATATGCTCTCCAGTCAACTCATGCTTCAAGTAATCAAACTTTTCTCTGCTATGCTGGGGATAACAGCAGTTGTGCAAGCAACGAGTGCAATGCTGGTGCGGAATCCAAAAATTCTACTCGTATCACATTGTCTGATGCACGAAGAGGACTTGATCAATATCTCCAAGAGGTATCGTCGAGCCAATCAATGAAATCAGATCTAGATATGTATTTGGATGAAGCTGTTCATCCTTCAAAAGAAGGTCCTGATGAAAGCTTTAATATCTTAGCCTGGTGGAAGTTTAATGCAGCAAAATATCCAGTCCTTTCGATGATGGCTCATGATATTCTGGGAATTCCTGTAAATATTCCATTAGATAATGATGGTCGAGTGCTTAATCAGTATTTGAGTTCGACAGAGCCGGCTACGGTACAAGCCTTGGTATGTGCTCAAGATTGGTTAAAAGTTGACATTGAAGGTAAAATATGATACTAAATTAAGATTTTAGTATATTTTGCTATCCTAATCACCTATTTGATTGATGATTGGACTAACAGATGAATTCTCGCACATTTGAACAGCTGGGAACTTGGATGGTGATGTTTGTATGCCCCTCGTACCTGTGAATGGAGACGAATTCTCTCCTTTATCCAAATAGGTAGTTCTCATGTTAAAATTTTACATAGCCTTCTGCTCGTTATTATTATGCTTATATTCTTATCATGGATAAGCTGATGAGGCCAGATGAGCTTATTTTGGGAGATGACTTCTCCAATATaacatgatgattttttttatgctgCTTTGCCTCTGTTTCGTTATGTTGTTACTGTTTTCCATGTTTATGTTTGAAGATTGTTGTTTAAGTCTATTCATTTACTATCATcccaaactttttttatttatttattctttatatattgCCCTATTACTCTCGTTGACTTTATGTCTCTTATTTAGCTTCGTGCAGGTAGCAAATTAGCATGCTAATGACCATAAATTGTTAATGGTGGCTGAGTATATAGATGTTGGTGCTTCTTTTCTGCGGTTCTATGCTATTTTCATGACAATGTGACCCCGAACAGCAAGGTTTCGCATCTTAGCTTGTGAAAACTATATCATCTTTTGATAATAGTTTTCTTGACCATcaatctagattttttttttcttttattgaacaGCAATTGCTGCATATCTGTAAATCAGTgggttttctttcatttctaaaATTGATGATTAAATGACTTTTCTTTCTTcgttcttctttcttcttttgtctTAATTACTAAATTAGTTTCCTGCCCCTTGCATGGAAGAATGCTTGTATTCGGTGTAAAGGGGGTTCAATTTGTAGTAGGCTTTGTGTAGAACTTATTGAGATATGCAGAAGGTGCGGTTTGCCACTATACTTCAAGCCGGTTAATAATGAAGTacagttaattttttaatcctCTGGAACTGCTTCAGCAGCACATTTCATCCTTAGAATCAGTCTTGAAGGTTCCTTCCCATAGAGCCATGTAATTTTACGAGAATAGAGGAAGTTATTGCTAAGCTTAAGGTTTTTTGCTCTCCTGCCAGATAAAATATATTCCTAATAGAATTTGAAGTATGTTTACCCTGTGGGGTCTTAGATCTTTTGGCTGATTTTAAGATGGCCTTTCCCATTCCAACTGTTACTGATAATTTCAGTGATCTCGACATTATTTTTAGATACATTATGAATcttatcttctttgtttttttttaaataatttttttaaaatttttttaaatttttatttttaatttttggtttgagGTTTAAAATGCTTCCCCATATACGTATTGATCTTTTGTTTATTCCATTGTGAGTCAGCATGATCATTCTTTTCATGGTCATATCAGGCATAATATGCCTTTGAATGTACTTTAGTTCATAAGCTATGTTTGTTTAAATCACCACATAGTTTTCCTTGGGTTGCAATTCATTATATTGTCCTGGTGTGGGGTGGACTATCTAGGGCATGATAACGCCAATTGGGAAATTTTAAGGCCGGTTCtttcaaatctagggttttagtgCCATCAAACAactttttattacaaataaatgCATATTGTAGTTGCATCTAAAGATGcttatgttaatttatttttctctattcTAAAGACTATCATGCCTCTCTGTTTGCATTTATTTAGGTTTTTGGCATATGcagttctttctttttaattttctcacTTGATGTAGACCTTTTGCCATCAGTTGCGAGAAACAACTGCTTAGCAACTTCTAAAACAAATTTGTGGATGCCTGAAAAGAGAAGGAAGCGCCAAAGTTTGTGTAAAAGATTCTCTACTGGTGAAGCTTTTCTTGTATAATTGAGGATTATTGCTTCTGGAATGAGATTCAATCTGGGTTTTTTATTTGCTCAGTTTGATGAACCTATTAatctgggtttttttttatttgctcaGTTTGATGAACTTATCAAtctggtcttttttttttttgttaaatatgcTTCTTAATGCATTAAAATGTACAGCATAGTTTTGTGCAGTACATGCctgtgattattttttaaacgaTCACATTAACACAGGGAGATTCAATCTGGGTCATTTATTTGCTGAGCTTTGATGATTTTCTTTACTTCATGTTGATTATGTTTTGTGACAGTCTGAATTATGAGATGTTCCATGTGAAATGTTGAGCATGACTTTTTCTCAATGAAAGATGTTTCATTATCTTAAAAAAGGCTCCAGTTAATTTTTTTCTGTTAGCTTAGAAAACACATACTCTAAATataatttgatggattttttaCCATGTTACTtaatgtctttttctttttgattttgcTCCTATTGAGAAAGTTATTTAGATACATTTTTGTGATGTATTCACAGATGAAATTAGACAGATCTGCTGATTGTCTAATTCTTTTTGATGTTCTAAGAGACTAAtgtcctttttattttcattagtgCTTTCTTGTAGTCTGTGCGTTTGATAATGAAGTCATTTCTTGTATTCAGTTGCTATCTTTGCCTTACACTAAACAAGTtcaattttctagtttttaCAATCTTGGTAGTTTCACATATTATTAACAAATAAGGTAAGCCTCTGTGTTAAACAACTTGTCCTTAGGTTATATATCAAACTCTTTTTGGTGCATAAAATCTATTGTTATCTGGAACCAAGCATAGGGCAAGAGATTGCTTGTTATCTGATTGAGTTTCTTGGGGTTGATTAGATAATTATAGCTGATTGTATTGGAGCAATGCCTGACAGATTATATTTGTTGTTGGAGTATGAATGCAGCCCTAACTTGCCTCGAGTTTTATCAACGAAGCAAGCTACCCAAAGTTACTTATAGtgattgatattttattaaaattttataggtCTTTCATAAGATTTTTCCTTtcaatatgttttgtttgtCAGAATTTGGAACATTCACCGGACTATTTTTACTTAATTCCCCAAAATTATCCTACTCAGGTCAACAACACTAGTTATATCTAAACCCTTATCATCCAGATCTGTGCTCATTAAGGATCCATCTTTTTACTTGGTAATTTTGGTGTTGGTTTGATTTATGCCTTGAGGCAATAACTTAACACTATTTTACAACTTACATTGGCAACTACCAAGTTATGTCATATGAGCTTAATCTGTCTTGGACTTGGACAATGTGCTTGCAGTGGAGCAAGTTGATAACTTTGTTGTGCGGTCCTTGTTAAAACAATTATGGAAGcagaaatattatatttgttaagaAGGTGACTAATGAATTGAAGTTATTTAGTTATGAAGTGATACTTGTGGGCTTCCTGATAATTAGTTGATTTGtccttttcaataaatatgacaGCCTCTATAGCTAGTTCATGTGAGTTAATAGTCATGTGTAGAGACCAATGCTGCTTCAGATAACCTTGACTGTAACTAGTATATGatctttgatttttctatttCCTGTTTGTGAAATAGTCTTGGTTAGATCTTTCCTGCTGAAATTTTTACATATAAGTATGTAGGCTTTCTGAAGGCTCTAACTGATTTTTAATAGCTAGTGtcaatttttcatgttttagatACATGTAAAGTGAAATTTCATCA
This genomic window from Dioscorea cayenensis subsp. rotundata cultivar TDr96_F1 chromosome 20, TDr96_F1_v2_PseudoChromosome.rev07_lg8_w22 25.fasta, whole genome shotgun sequence contains:
- the LOC120251608 gene encoding zinc finger BED domain-containing protein RICESLEEPER 1-like isoform X1; amino-acid sequence: MIICMPESMEMDGKDRNVEASHKSHNPRSRKLRSLVWNDFTKEQRADGTYIAICNHCKKHLTASSRSGTTHLKNHLGVCMSSKRTKRKKLVVRRLALKSAEAKNDGKTGGADCFQFDQELSEQDLARMIVLHGYPFGIIQHTGFKTFLRNLQPQFKLVSFETLKADCLRIYESARLKLQEVLGKLTCRVSLSVDMWKSNVDMEYMCLTCHYIDNDWRFQKKILAFLPVESLSTGEEISKAIVQSMCDWNIDRKVSSLLLDNCSFDDVVANELLKFLRPKGSLHLNGDMLHVHSCAHVLSLIVQDGLELISELINKVRDCIQYVKSSQARLAKFQDAVKQVGAPKKPIIIDIPSSWTSTYVMLETACEFQSAFTWLASNDDEYLPLSPKDWGDVKAVTECLDVFYQSILKFSTIRIPTANLYFNDICGIHLLLKTSCLSQYPIIISMAKGMLGKFQERWGTTRMVMAIASILDPRYKMKSVEYFFQKIYGDTFDAKDKIENIRKTLVTLYNEYALQSTHASSNQTFLCYAGDNSSCASNECNAGAESKNSTRITLSDARRGLDQYLQEVSSSQSMKSDLDMYLDEAVHPSKEGPDESFNILAWWKFNAAKYPVLSMMAHDILGIPVNIPLDNDGRVLNQYLSSTEPATVQALVCAQDWLKVDIEAGNLDGDVCMPLVPVNGDEFSPLSK
- the LOC120251608 gene encoding zinc finger BED domain-containing protein RICESLEEPER 1-like isoform X3; protein product: MIICMPESMEMDGKDRNVEASHKSHNPRSRKLRSLVWNDFTKEQRADGTYIAICNHCKKHLTASSRSGTTHLKNHLGVCMSSKRTKRKKLVVRRLALKSAEAKNDGKTGGADCFQFDQELSEQDLARMIVLHGYPFGIIQHTGFKTFLRNLQPQFKLVSFETLKADCLRIYESARLKLQEVLGKLTCRVSLSVDMWKSNVDMEYMCLTCHYIDNDWRFQKKILAFLPVESLSTGEEISKAIVQSMCDWNIDRKVSSLLLDNCSFDDVVANELLKFLRPKGSLHLNGDMLHVHSCAHVLSLIVQDGLELISELINKVRDCIQYVKSSQARLAKFQDAVKQVGAPKKPIIIDIPSSWTSTYVMLETACEFQSAFTWLASNDDEYLPLSPKDWGDVKAVTECLDVFYQSILKFSTIRIPTANLYFNDICGIHLLLKTSCLSQYPIIISMAKGMLGKFQERWGTTRMVMAIASILDPRYKMKSVEYFFQKIYGDTFDAKDKIENIRKTLVTLYNEYALQSTHASSNQTFLCYAGDNSSCASNECNAGAESKNSTRITLSDARRGLDQYLQEVSSSQSMKSDLDMYLDEAVHPSKEGPDESFNILAWWKFNAAKYPVLSMMAHDILGIPVNIPLDNDGRVLNQYLSSTEPATVQALVCAQDWLKVDIEDEFSHI
- the LOC120251608 gene encoding zinc finger BED domain-containing protein RICESLEEPER 1-like isoform X2 is translated as MPESMEMDGKDRNVEASHKSHNPRSRKLRSLVWNDFTKEQRADGTYIAICNHCKKHLTASSRSGTTHLKNHLGVCMSSKRTKRKKLVVRRLALKSAEAKNDGKTGGADCFQFDQELSEQDLARMIVLHGYPFGIIQHTGFKTFLRNLQPQFKLVSFETLKADCLRIYESARLKLQEVLGKLTCRVSLSVDMWKSNVDMEYMCLTCHYIDNDWRFQKKILAFLPVESLSTGEEISKAIVQSMCDWNIDRKVSSLLLDNCSFDDVVANELLKFLRPKGSLHLNGDMLHVHSCAHVLSLIVQDGLELISELINKVRDCIQYVKSSQARLAKFQDAVKQVGAPKKPIIIDIPSSWTSTYVMLETACEFQSAFTWLASNDDEYLPLSPKDWGDVKAVTECLDVFYQSILKFSTIRIPTANLYFNDICGIHLLLKTSCLSQYPIIISMAKGMLGKFQERWGTTRMVMAIASILDPRYKMKSVEYFFQKIYGDTFDAKDKIENIRKTLVTLYNEYALQSTHASSNQTFLCYAGDNSSCASNECNAGAESKNSTRITLSDARRGLDQYLQEVSSSQSMKSDLDMYLDEAVHPSKEGPDESFNILAWWKFNAAKYPVLSMMAHDILGIPVNIPLDNDGRVLNQYLSSTEPATVQALVCAQDWLKVDIEAGNLDGDVCMPLVPVNGDEFSPLSK